A single genomic interval of Oryza sativa Japonica Group chromosome 7, ASM3414082v1 harbors:
- the LOC107275677 gene encoding cytosolic sulfotransferase 12 produces the protein MQPTSAAAGPVPFKDIAAVAVARRPVAEEYGDVVAALPSRLYPPQQRWREYQGAWFREAYALAFATAARGVYPPAAAGGDGRHPLLRLNPHECVPFLEGIYLDEEEAKLDAAPTPRLMSTHASYPNLPASITEDDRCKIIYICRAARRSSPPRLAVSGFNSCSWSHGTNIPSTAALYLGGEWGRLSTDQSRFRPPANVPVRANSDHDWRSTTAMWPSPRRWLLAHTTAKLPATHSASVSAALRRRQRRLLPPSRGRRRAVSLKSNLLGYIREVKWESITMSLSDVWESIREGAYLGGPIWEHILGYWNTSKAKPDKVLFLKYEEVLRDPTKNIEKITEFIGQPFSDAEKEAGIVESIIELCSFEKMKASGANSTGSLHMMANEYPHESFFRKGVIGDWVNHVTPEMADSLDKFLSAKFYGSGFTFAE, from the exons ATGCAGCCGACCAGCGCCGCCGCAGGCCCCGTCCCGTTCAAggacatcgccgccgtcgccgtcgcacgGCGACCGGTTGCGGAGGAGTACGGCGACGTCGTGGCGGCGCTCCCGAGCAGGCTGTACCCGCCGCAGCAGCGGTGGCGCGAGTACCAGGGCGCCTGGTTCCGGGAGGCGTAC GCCCTGGCCTtcgccacggcggcgcgcggcgtgtacccgcccgccgccgccggcggtgatgGCCGGCACCCGCTGCTCCGGCTCAACCCACACGAGTGCGTCCCGTTCCTGGAGGGGATCTACttggacgaggaggaggccaagctcgacgccgcgccAACGCCGCGGCTGATGAGCACGCACGCGTCGTACCCAAACCTGCCGGCCTCCATCACCGAGGACGACCGCTGTAAAATCATCTACATCTGCAG AGCCGCTCGACGAAGCTCGCCTCCGCGGCTCGCCGTGAGCGGGTTCAACTCGTGCTCGTGGTCCCACGGCACGAACAtcccgtcgacggcggcgctgtACCTCGGCGGGGAGTGGGGACGGCTCAGCACCGACCAGTCAAGGTTCAGGCCTCCGGCGAACGTCCCCGTGCGCGCGAACTCCGACCACGACTGGAGGAGCACCACCGCGATGTGGCCGTCGCCGAGGAGGTGGTTGCTAGCCCACACCACAGCGAAGCTGCCGGCAACCCACTCCGCCTCCGTCTcagccgccctccgccgccggcagcgccgCCTGCTCCCGCcctcgcgcggccgccgccgtgcag TTTCACTGAAAAGCAATCTATTAGGCTATATTCGGGAGGTGAAG TGGGAGTCCATCACCATGTCATTATCTGATGTGTGGGAGTCCATCCGTGAGGGTGCATACTTGGGAGGCCCAATCTGGGAGCATATCCTTGGGTATTGGAACACGAGTAAGGCAAAGCCGGACAAGGTGCTATTCCTAAAGTACGAGGAGGTTCTACGCGATCCTACGAAGAACATCGAGAAAATCACGGAATTCATCGGCCAGCCATTCTCTGACGCCGAGAAGGAAGCCGGGATCGTTGAGAGCATCATCGAGCTTTGCAGTTTTgagaagatgaaggcttcgggTGCCAACAGCACAGGCTCCCTACATATGATGGCCAATGAGTACCCACATGAGTCTTTCTTTAGGAAGGGAGTCATCGGAGATTGGGTGAACCACGTCACGCCAGAGATGGCCGATAGTCTTGATAAGTTTCTCTCGGCCAAGTTTTATGGATCAGGGTTTACTTTTGCGGAGTGA